CTCGTCGACGCCGGCCCGGTCGAGCCGGTCCAGCAGCGGCAGGCACGAGTCGGGGGTTCCCATGAGCGCAGCCGTGTGGAAGTAGCGGTCGAAAGTCATGTCCAGCAGCTCGTCCATGATCTCGGGCGGAAGCTCCTGGGCACCGATCCGCCTTCCCCCGCTCACCGTTCCGCCTCCCCTGGCAGCCGCGGTCTCCAGGAGGACGGCCGAGCGCAGGTACTCGCGGAAGGGTTGACGGACGGTCTCCCGGACCTCCTCGACGTCCGTGCCGACGAACGTATGAAGCATCAGGGACACCACTCCCTCGTCGGCGGGGAAGCCGCTCTCCGCCCGCGCTTCGCGGTACGCCCGGATCTTCTCCTCCAGTGCATCGACATCCTGCCCGATCAGGTGCGTCAGCAGGTTGGCCCCGATCCGGCCGGCGCTCCTGAAGGTCTCCACGTTTCCGGAAGAGGTCACCCAGGTCGGGAGGACGGGCTGGAGAGGTTTCGGGTGGATGCTGAGCTCGACCTCCTTTCCATAGCTGTTCCGCTGCACGACCGGCTCGCCCCGCCACAGCCGCTGCACCTGCTCGATCTGCTCATACATGTGCAGTTGCCGGGTTTCGTACCGGTCCGGAAAGAAGATGAAGTCGTTGACGTTCCAGCCGGAGCCGAACGAGAGGGCGACCCGTCCGCCGGAGAGGTTGTCCACCACCGACCACTCCTCCACGATCCGGACGACGTGATGCAGGGGCGAGATCAGGCTTCCGGCGCGCAGCTGGAGCCGGCGCGTGATCATGGCCAGCGCTGCGCTCGTCACGGCCGGGTTCGGGAAGATGCCGCCGAAGGCATCGAAGTGGCGCTCCGGCGTCCAGACGCTGGAGAATCCCTCTCTGTCCGCGAAGCGGGCAGCGTCGAGCAGGAGCTGATACTTCCGGTCGGCAGATCTCGTTTGAGTCGAGAAGAACATCAGGCCGAGTTCCATGAGGCTCCTTCGCGGCGGGCGTGGGAACATGCACGGAGCGCCGTCGAGTCGCTCTGCTCTCTACCTGCCATGTCCCGAGATAGGTTTGCGGGGCGCCACGGGACGGCCTGGGGTGGCAGGCCCGATTCGATTGTTTGCCCGGATTGCAGGTCCGATCACCAATCGTAAGCGCACGCATGTTTGGCGCCAGCACAACAAACCGCGCGAGCACGCGGCGCCGGCCGACAGGCTCCCGGCCGTGCAGGACGGTGCTCACAGCTGGGCGTGTGCATTCCGCGTACAGCGAACCCGCCCTGATCGCACGATACTGCACAGCCGGGAGCCTGGTTCTTCCGGGAAAGCCAGGCCTGCTGGCTGGTCCCGGGGCTGGTATGTGCCTTGCCTTGCGAGC
The window above is part of the Longimicrobiaceae bacterium genome. Proteins encoded here:
- a CDS encoding LLM class flavin-dependent oxidoreductase, whose translation is MELGLMFFSTQTRSADRKYQLLLDAARFADREGFSSVWTPERHFDAFGGIFPNPAVTSAALAMITRRLQLRAGSLISPLHHVVRIVEEWSVVDNLSGGRVALSFGSGWNVNDFIFFPDRYETRQLHMYEQIEQVQRLWRGEPVVQRNSYGKEVELSIHPKPLQPVLPTWVTSSGNVETFRSAGRIGANLLTHLIGQDVDALEEKIRAYREARAESGFPADEGVVSLMLHTFVGTDVEEVRETVRQPFREYLRSAVLLETAAARGGGTVSGGRRIGAQELPPEIMDELLDMTFDRYFHTAALMGTPDSCLPLLDRLDRAGVDEIACLIDFGVAEEEVLRGLEHLGALRRMLSVDQGIVAHPS